ATGGTATAGGGCAGAACAAAATAACCGTCGGCCAGGCCCTGCATCAGGGCGCTGGCGCCGAGCCGGTTCGCGCCGTGGTCGGAGAAGTTCGCTTCCCCGACCACGAACAGACCCGGGAGGTTGCTCATCAAATTGTAATCCACCCACAGACCTCCCATCGTGTAATGCACCGCCGGATAAATGCGCATCGGCACTTGATACGCGTTTTCTCCGGTGATTTTCTCGTACATGTCGAACAGATTGCCGTAACGCTCCCTGATCCGTTCTTCGCCCAGTCGCCGGATGGCGTCGGAAAAATCGAGGAACACACCGAGTCCGCCGGGACCAACACCCCGGCCTTCGTCGCACACCTCTTTCGCGGCGCGGGAGGAAATGTCACGCGGAGCCAGGTTGCCGAAGCTCGGGTATTTTCGTTCAAGATAGTAGTCGCGATCCGCTTCGGGAATCGTGCCCGGAGGTTTCTGACAGTCGTCCTTCCTCTTCGGAACCCAGACGCGCCCGTCGTTGCGCAGCGATTCAGACATCAAAGTGAGCTTCGATTGATGATCGCCGCTGACGGGAATGCACGTCGGGTGAATCTGCGTGTAGCACGGGTTGGCAAACGCGGCGCCCTTCTTGTACGCCCGCCAGGCGGCGGTGACATTGCAGCCTTTCGCGTTCGTCGAGAGAAAAAAGACATTGCCGTACCCGCCGGTCGCCAGCACCACGGCGTCGCCCGCGTGCGAGGAGATTTCGCCGCTGACCAGGTCGCGCACGACGATGCCCTTCGCATGGCCGTCGATCACAACCAAATCCAGCATTTCCGTGCGGGGAAACATTTTCACCGCGCCGAGGCCGATCTGACGGCAGAGCGCCTGATAAGCGCCGAGCAGCAGTTGCTGGCCGGTCTGGCCGCGCGCATAAAACGTCCGTGAAACCTGGGCGCCGCCGAAGGAACGGTTGTCGAGATAGCCGCTGTATTCGCGGGCGAACGGCACGCCCTGGGCGACGCACTGGTCGATGATGTTCACGCTCACCTGCGCAAGCCGGTAAACGTTTGCCTCACGGGACCTGAAATCGCCGCCTTTGACCGTGTCGTAGAACAGCCGGTAAACGCTGTCTCCATCGTTCTTGTAATTCTTGGCGGCATTGATGCCGCCTTGCGCGGCGATGCTATGGGCGCGGCGGGGACTGTCCTGAAAACAAAAGCACTTCACGTTGTAACCAAGTTCGGCGAGCGTCGCCGCCGAAGACGCCCCGGCGAGGCCCGACCCAACGACGATGACATCGAACTTTCGTTTGTTGGCCGGGTTCACCAGCTTCATCTCGAAACGGTGCTTGTCCCACTTCTGCGCGATCGGGCCGGCCGGAATTTTCGCGTCGAGAACCATGTTACTTCAAAGCCTCCTTTCCGTACCCGAGCAGGATCGCGATGGGGATGGAGGCATAACCGAGAAAAATCAACCAGGCGGACACCCTGGCCAGTCGATCGATGAGCGGCCCGTAGGCGGCGTTCTTCCAGCCGACCGACTGGAACATCGCGCCCACGCCGTGGCTGAGGTGCAGGCAGAGCAGCGCCATTGCAACAAGATAAAAGGTCGACACAAGCGGGTTTGAAAAGCCGGTCACCATCATCGCGAAAACATCATGCCGCCCCTTCCCGTCGCGCAGCGCCACAAAATCCTGGCCGGTCAAATTGAGGGACTTCACCTGCGCCGTGAAATGAAGCAGGTGGTAGATGACGAACGCGGCAATGATCAAACCGCTCATCAGCATGGTGCGCGAGGCGTAACTGGCGGCGACTGGCGACGGGTCGCCCGCGTAGCCGACCGGCCGCGCCATTTTGTTCTCCGCCGAAAGTTTGACCGCCGACCAGATGTGCAGGCCGACCATGCCGAGCAGGACGATGCGCGCCGGCCAGAGAATCTCCTTGTTGGATTGCAGGAAATCGCCGTAACGATTGATCGCCTCCGGTCCGAGAAAAATCTGTAAATTGCCCAACAGGTGTCCGACAACGAATAAAAAAAGGGCGCCGCCGCTCACCGCCATGAGAAATTTCTTGCCAAGCGAAGATTTGAACAGGTTTGCGCCGATATTCATTTCAAAGTTGGCCGGAACCGCCGCCAAATGT
This genomic interval from Candidatus Angelobacter sp. contains the following:
- a CDS encoding fumarate reductase/succinate dehydrogenase flavoprotein subunit, translated to MVLDAKIPAGPIAQKWDKHRFEMKLVNPANKRKFDVIVVGSGLAGASSAATLAELGYNVKCFCFQDSPRRAHSIAAQGGINAAKNYKNDGDSVYRLFYDTVKGGDFRSREANVYRLAQVSVNIIDQCVAQGVPFAREYSGYLDNRSFGGAQVSRTFYARGQTGQQLLLGAYQALCRQIGLGAVKMFPRTEMLDLVVIDGHAKGIVVRDLVSGEISSHAGDAVVLATGGYGNVFFLSTNAKGCNVTAAWRAYKKGAAFANPCYTQIHPTCIPVSGDHQSKLTLMSESLRNDGRVWVPKRKDDCQKPPGTIPEADRDYYLERKYPSFGNLAPRDISSRAAKEVCDEGRGVGPGGLGVFLDFSDAIRRLGEERIRERYGNLFDMYEKITGENAYQVPMRIYPAVHYTMGGLWVDYNLMSNLPGLFVVGEANFSDHGANRLGASALMQGLADGYFVLPYTIGHYFASSKQFKIPASHAGFKTSEETSRARTNRLLAIKGRRTVTSLHRELGKLLWEKCGMSRSEAGLKEALNRIPLLREEFWNNVNVTGKNGELNQDLEYAGRVADFMEFAELLCLDGLHRNESCGGHFREEFQTEDGEARRDDEHFAYVAAWEYQGQDKPPALHKEPLEYEEAHMTQRSYK
- a CDS encoding succinate dehydrogenase cytochrome b subunit, yielding MNIGANLFKSSLGKKFLMAVSGGALFLFVVGHLLGNLQIFLGPEAINRYGDFLQSNKEILWPARIVLLGMVGLHIWSAVKLSAENKMARPVGYAGDPSPVAASYASRTMLMSGLIIAAFVIYHLLHFTAQVKSLNLTGQDFVALRDGKGRHDVFAMMVTGFSNPLVSTFYLVAMALLCLHLSHGVGAMFQSVGWKNAAYGPLIDRLARVSAWLIFLGYASIPIAILLGYGKEALK